cTGAAACGATTCTGGTGGCCTTTTACCTGCGAGTTTTACCCGCAGCCATAAACAAGATGACAAAAGACAGATGTAAAGGTTGTGAAATAACCCACCCTTCGCAAGTACAACACAGCTGTCTGATGTATTCAGCAAGTGATTCTATTGATGATTACTTCAGTAATACACTGGATTCGTTACCACACGAAGCTATTGTTCGCGACGCTGAACGCTTCCTACACATATACGAAACACGACGTTttcatgaaattaatattttgcctTACACCAGTGTTGAATGGATGAAAGAACATTTCTTCAATGAACATCGTCGTAACGTTCTGGAGCTTCTTTTGCGCGTACACATGGTGGAATGACATTGTTCTATCTTAAGAACTAAATATTCTAGCCACTACACTATAGAATAAATAATCAGGAAAACTATAGAAAAGAAACACTTTATTACATTTCAAGTTTCATATTTCAAGTTTCATCTAATAGTGTAGGTATGTGGCAATTACCCACTTTTTGCGCTGACGGTCTGCCACGGCCTGTGCTCAGCGCATAGCGCAGACCGGTGACAGGGTGCTCGTATTGTCAATTGTACTTTGTTTATTAATAGATTTCATGGAATAAACGCCTTTTCTTGACGTAGTACACATGTTTCCTGACAGCCTCGCTTTCGAATTTTGAAGATCGGAATTTCAGAAGTCTTCCAATTTTATGGTTAAAAGTTACAGTTTACAAAATCTTATCTACTTTATTTGAAGGTGAGTTAGATTTCTCTTTATACCTTATACAATGTTTAGATCATGCATTTATCTATATATCTGCCAAGTTTACAGTAAATCTATAGATTCCGACCTGTTTTCTAGCATGCGACAAATGCGATATTGCCggcaaaattgtaaaaaaaaaagtggcgGATCTGTCAAAATGGTCAGATTTTTCATCAGATAAAATGCATTCGTAAACCATCATATCATTCATGTTTCTTCAAGATTTGACCTAATATGATAGTATTTTAATGTTCACAATGTTATAACATCATGATTCATGAAAACTACgccatatttataatattgtcaATGATTTTAGATGTTTGCTCGATCTTTACCTTCAAGTCACGTGACCACATTGCGGCCATATGATTGGTTCGGTGTCTGTTTACAAACACAAGGCACCATGTGCTTTAGTTATTCTGAAGTTTAGCATGTATCATTGCTGcatttttattgatgtatatatatatttttttatttattgattccTTCATTgtcttgtattttatttatatttcttacTAGAATTAACCATACACTGATTTTAGGGCTGTCTTTTGCACTATATTATCTCAATGACTTTCATTCAATAATATTCCTTACTTTTCTGTTTTTCAGTTAAAAGGTGAAGCCACAATGCCTccaaagaagaagagaaagggGATTCCACCAGAGAAGCCCGGCATTGCACGACAGTACCTGATGGATGAATTCAGTGATGTAGGCCTGCCTGATGTTGGTATCGCAAAGAACGGACATGTTTTGCTGCAGTTTCTCAACAATGAACGTTCAGTGTTAAAAACTATTACGAGCATGAAGGCTATGTTTGGTGATGACGTTACAATTTCAGGATCGCGGATCACTTCTCTTGTGGCTAAAtccattaataaatataaacgtTTGACTAATGAAGCTGAGATGACTCGATTCTAACAGGTTTGCCATGAGGTATTCTCCAGTTCGTCTGCAGCTCCAACTAACCCAATGCTAGTGCCAGATCCAGAACCCTTGCCAGATCCAGAACCCATGCTAGATGCAGGACCCATGCAAGATCCAGAACTCGTGGTAGATCCAGATGAACTGATGCCATATCCAGAGCCGATGCCATCCACATCATCTACGACACAGTCTCCAACCCTCACATTGAGAAGTGATGATTTATTAACACCGCGGaaagccaaaatgaaaaaacGTTTGGTCTTTGTTTCGAAAACAAAGAGTGAAATGAAGAAGAAGTACTTGGACAGTCTAAAGGAGCTAAAGACTAAAATTAAATCCCCAAAGAGAGTGGTAAATCAAGCTTTGAAAAGGAAAGACCGTATAATTCAAAAGAAAATGTCGACCATACGGCTCTTGAGGACCCAACTTCAAGGCAAAGGTTTTGCAAAGGAACTCGCTGAAGCCAAACAAGAACTGGCACAACTTAAAAAGAAGCATTTTGAAATTCTTAAATACAATGCCAAGAAGGCTGAGCATGCTGTTTCAATTCAGGTCCataaaaaagtgaaaatgaAATTAGCAGAGAAAGATCAAACAATTAGAGGTCTTGAGCACGAAAAGCTACTTCTTGAGGAAACGGTTGAGACCCTATCAAAGGATGAAGGGAGTACTTCAAAAAGCAAAATGGATGGAAAGACTTATACTTTAGAAACTCGCCTTTGTGTCTTTGACTGTATTGTAAATCAAGTGCCAACCGCCAACATTCCAACAGTTATCCGTCAAATCAAAGCTCGATCCGGGATTGAAACCGATGATGTGCCTCACAGAACAACAGTTGAACTGATGGCCAGGGAGCTTGGGGCAATTGCCGAGCTTCAAGCTGCTGAGACAATCATGGACAATAAAGACGTGACCCTAGGATTTGATGCCACAACACAAGAAGGTGTACATGTCAACAGTATACATTTTACTACAAAGACTGAATGTGTGTCTGCAGCCGTGGACGAGTTAACCGGGGGGACTGCTGAAGACTATTCGCAGCACATATGTCAAACAGTGGACAATCTTAGTGAAAGTTATTCATTTTTTCACGAGAAGGCCTTTGAAGAGTGCAGAACTCAAATTATAGAAAATATTACCAATACAATGACAGATAGATGTGCTGCAATCATGCAGCTATCCGTTTAGTAAATACTGCATGGGGTAAAACCCTAAACGAACTCAACTGCCATCTCCATCCCTTGGACACCATTGCTTCATCTACACGGTCTGCTTTAAAGAAATTGGAGGAATCCAAGGGGAAAATCTATGGCAAGGACTGCATTGCTGGAAATGTAGTAGTGCAAATGAACAAGCTACGGTACAAGGATAGCAAAGGCGATCCTAGGGGTTTCACCATTTTCCTAGATGAGAAGAAACTTCCTCGTGGTATTTTACCCCGATACAGGGGCAACCGACTCCATATATTGTTTCATATCTGTGGAATCTTCATAGAACATTATGAATCATTCATTGAACTTTTGAAATGTGGGACCTCTTGTGGTGGACTAAGAAGTGGTATTCTTGAAGACTTCACTAGTGAGACAGCGAAGGCAGAATTCCACGTGTTGGTTCTTTtggggaaacatcttacaggtCCCTGGATGAAAAAATTCTAACCTCCGCCCAGAATCAGATCAACCATGTTGATGGGATTGCAGTTATTAAGCAAGTTATCCAGGTGTTGAAG
Above is a genomic segment from Gigantopelta aegis isolate Gae_Host chromosome 7, Gae_host_genome, whole genome shotgun sequence containing:
- the LOC121377173 gene encoding LOW QUALITY PROTEIN: uncharacterized protein LOC121377173 (The sequence of the model RefSeq protein was modified relative to this genomic sequence to represent the inferred CDS: inserted 2 bases in 2 codons; deleted 2 bases in 1 codon); translated protein: MPPKKKRKGIPPEKPGIARQYLMDEFSDVGLPDVGIAKNGHVLLQFLNNERSVLKTITSMKAMFAPTNPMLVPDPEPLPDPEPMLDAGPMQDPELVVDPDELMPYPEPMPSTSSTTQSPTLTLRSDDLLTPRKAKMKKRLVFVSKTKSEMKKKYLDSLKELKTKIKSPKRVVNQALKRKDRIIQKKMSTIRLLRTQLQGKGFAKELAEAKQELAQLKKKHFEILKYNAKKAEHAVSIQVHKKVKMKLAEKDQTIRGLEHEKLLLEETVETLSKDEGSTSKSKMDGKTYTLETRLCVFDCIVNQVPTANIPTVIRQIKARSGIETDDVPHRTTVELMARELGAIAELQAAETIMDNKDVTLGFDATTQEGVHVNSIHFTTKTECVSAAVDELTGGTAEDYSQHICQTVDNLSESYSFFHEKAFEECRTQIIENITNTMTDRCAXNHAAIRLVNTAWGKTLNELNCHLHPLDTIASSTRSALKKLEESKGKIYGKDCIAGNVVVQMNKLRYKDSKGDPRGFTIFLDEKKLPRGILPRYRGNRLHILFHICGIFIEHYESFIELLKCGTSCGGLRSGILEDFTSETAKAEFHVLVLLGKHLTGPWMKKFXTSAQNQINHVDGIAVIKQVIQVLKEKVQNPLDLLTATVDLFGDELSDDSPACAVTSQCLRRLPVDHAHFSPMMTDCLEAVITILERQYSKYFCLDITDKLREETMPARSHNIDAEEVMGMFSAAQKRAPNATLCFLSCRMRASKNKTVAYLDGLDEEKRKDILKKGVPFGRKQRDRRRQKQKDLRIELNKRQHAKLQTRDTAERRKLERKLKTADLDAVQKEFPSLDYSKQDKVMDILEGRAVGRNLCHVWSEDGKNVVYNGKIEKIGKKGKKVTKAVPEEKIYKVAYWSKTEDYENATDYNMTFHELAADLLHGDLVLSD